GTGTAATTCTTAAATTCAAGTTTATATAATCTACTGCTGCAAGTTTGAACAAAACCTGTCATGTTTTCCACTGAGATATATagatcttttttttatatatatatttgtatagcaGCGCACACCAATCTGATACTAGATATCAGAATATCTATATTACAACCTCATGCTTCTCACAACAAAAtctgaatatcaaatttatttaatatcactgttatgtaattttgttttagtttttggTGGACTAAATCACCCTGTGTTCCTAGTCcattgtctgtccgtccgtctgtaaacaattcttgttaacACAATTCCTTGAGAAGTACAGgatggatatttctcaaacttcacatgtaagTTCACTAGGGTTCCTAGTTATGCTAACCAAGGAGTCCAACTGAGAAAATTAATGGCAAAAGCAGCCTACTTGGGTTCTGACagttaaatattgttattgctATATCTTGAGAAGTaaagatatttctcaaacatcACATATAGGTTCttcttggtgcctagttttgcCTATACAAATTTGAGTCTGATCTGAAAATCAAAATGGCTGACatgctgccatcttggattttgacaattgaaatttgttatcattatttcctGAGAAGTACTGCAGTGATACTTCTAAAACTACACTTGAATATTTGGTCCATTCAACTTTGATTTtgattacaaaaacaaaatagctGAAAGGcaccatctttgattttgacagttgaagtttgttattgctatttcttgagaattAATGAAGGATATTTCATACACTTGATTAATAGATTCCGTGGTCCCTAGTTGTGTATTCAATTTTGAGTCAGATCTTTCAAGAaaaatggccaacagacagccatgtTTGATATTGactgttgaaatttatatttctcagaaatttcttcaattttttttgcACTCCATATGCAGGTTCCACTTGTTATCGAATAATTACCTTTGTTATCGAATAATTACCTAAGAGGAAGAGGGAAAAGAacggaaaagtagagaaaagattaGTCTTTcatagaacaaataaagatcCTTCTGGGatctctttcttttttttaatttttttttctaatttgacCAGTCATGGTTGACTGAAGCACAATATTCTGTAACTTGTTTTAATAATTACTacagaatataaaacatcaaAGCTGTATGTGAAAGTTTATTCATCATTCCGCTATCAAACTGTTGATACATTCCGCGGAGGCCCATAGGATTTACCATTGTGTTTTATGTACTAGACAAACATCATGGGATGCATGCTGGCATTGCAAACCATGATCTAGACATTATTTATTATCCGTCACCCAacattcacttaatttgatattatttcattttataaacattGTTTCAGTCAGCTGTACATTGAACAACAAATTTCGAtccaaatatcaaattaaatataaatatatatacatgtatctcaaaaacaaacaaaaaattcttgaaaatctcatttctccatttcatttttagaatttttataaaaacatctttattatttatcaattttaatttaaaaactcagttaaatattgttgtttatttcacgacaatattaatgatttttttcaaaattgttgattttatttcaacTGAGAATGGATACCGGCCACGAGTTGATGTTGGGTGATTTTAACTGTTACCTATAGATGTGTGATGTACTGGGCAATGTTTTATGTGTAGTCATGCGTGTCAGAGTGATATCATAAACCAAGCAATAGACAACAGGAAACCTGCCTATAACCACGTTAAATGTTGAAGGTTGTACCTGTGATCGAGGAGAGTGCTAGGGTCTGTGTGTTAGTGTGTGGATGTACAGGATATGAGTATGTGGACAAATGAGATGTGTGGTGGGTCTATTGGAGAATTTTTGCTATTGTTGTGATGTACACAATTTTATGGGTGCTTCGTTCAATAGTGATGACAAATTCAAACATCTATGTCAATAAATTTATAGAAAACTATAATTTTTTTGTTGTATGTATCAAGAGAATCTGAGACTTTACTACACTGGAAgcttgtttaacgtcctattaacagccagggtcatttaaggacgtgccaggttttagaggtggaggactagtgataaagtgtggggacaccttaaccactccgACAACGCGGCCGCCCTGAAGAAATCAGTAATTCTCATAAAGATAAAACAGAGCAAATAAACAACTTTGGGTCACTTTAGTTAAATTTTTCTCTCGACACTTGAAGcataaaaaatacaataactCTTGAATGCCCCTTACACAGGAAAGCTAGATCTCAACCCAAGGGTGAGGATGTGATATCCAGAACAAGATTTaggaaaacaataaacatggaatatatgttggtaaaagggagtaaaagttatatacaatgttaacaagTACGAATTGTGGTACCGTTACCCCTAAAGGACCCCTACAGTCATAGGTACCGTTACTCCTAAAGGACCCCTGCAGTAATAGGTACTGTTACCCCCAAAGGACCCCTGCAGTAATAGGCATCATTACCCCTAAAGGACCCCTGCAGTAATAGGCATCGTTACCCCCAAAAGGACCCCTGCAGTAATAGGCATCGTTACCCCCAAAAAGGACCCCTGCAGTAATAGGTACTGTTACCCCCAAAAGGACCCCTGCAGTAATAGGTACTGTTACCCCCAAAAGGACCCCTGCAGTAATAGGCATCGTTACCCCCAAAAAGGACCCCTGCAGTAATAGGTACTGTTACCCCCAAAAGGACCCCTGCAGTAATAGGTACTGTTACCCCCAAAAGGACAGAGTTTATAGTGacatactacacctatataccaAATCTCATCAAAACCTGACAATAAGCCACACATAGGTGCTGTACACAAGAGATTGAAATAAACTTACttagtaaataaaataatagtCACCAATTATATCCCCTGTGCCCCGCTAAAGAAAtagaaacatacatgtatgaatttGGTTGCTcatataaaatgcaatatttaGGTTTTAAACAATTTGTTTCCATGTTTGCAGGAAAATTACCCTGATATGAAAAACTAAAAACCACTTCATACCAATAGGCACCACATACTAGACCACTATAGCTATGTATCTACCAGGTTTCATGAATAATGGTTTTGGAGCTACACTTCAGAAATGATAATACTAAGGTTTCGAActatttgtttccatggtaacaggaaaattatataaaatgccACTCCATACTAAAATGCACCATTAGAGCAATGCGTGTACCCAGGGTATCCATGTAGAAcattgagagtatgtttttgactccccaacATCATATCTGACTCTTGGGATTGAAGGAACATGTCCATTGACGTACGTTTTGACCctcagatttctcagaaatagtgattttaCTTCTGATTTTGCTAAAAAAACGACTTTGTCACCATGGTCTCAAAGCACACAGCATGTTTGGTCAGAACACAACATTTGCTAACCCATCTTTTCTTCCGTATCTAACTACAAAGTTTCACAACAATTATCCATCGGTTTACTGGAAAAAATCAGTCCGAGAGGTAGAAATATTCATTAGCCACTCTGCGAGTGCTTTCAAGAGCGAATCATTTCTTCAAGCAATAAACTGACCTCAAACATGACACAGGCTCACGAAACTAATAACAAACTTAGGAAAGGATGAGTGACATTTACGTAATAATTTCACGGATTACAAATGGACACAACCTTCCCTGCTGTCACAGAGACGGAAAGTGCCAGGACACGACAGTACCACAGTTTTACAAGATATTGTTTCAATTTCCGGAATGATTCAATGTAGAAAGCGAGAGGAATGCAAACGCATAACACAATTACAGTACATCCATCTGGAGAcgaagttacctccctttacttAGTACATTTCATTGTGGATGGCTTCAGATTTTTGATgcataaacaaaataaatatatatacatagtatataaataaatacagaaatgtatcTATTCTATAGCCTGGAAAACATCTCAAAATGAGTGTTTATGAAATACAATTGTTGGTAACCTACCATCTTGGCGCTCACAAACAGAGCATTAGGGCCGTGGATTACGGACGATGATACAATACGTGAACATCTGTTATACGTCACCAAAAAATTAAAGGGACCAGCTATGTACAATCATCTACCATGTCATTTATCCAAAACATTCACCAGCTATTATAAAACACACATTAATTACAGGACAGACATAAATATTCtaatatacaaatacacatttatgtatatatatatatgattacagaaaaaatatccattttCAAACTTTCAAGTCTAAGAAAAATGCATCTATAAAACTTTGAAAAACTAAAACCTTTTAAAACTGCATTGCAAGACTACTTCTTCTGCTTGAATAATTAGAATTTTGGAAACTATGGATAACAGAATAGAAAGAGTTCCTCTTAAAAAAAAGGGAGGGTTGACAGGTATGTGTCTAGGGGCCTGTGTGGTAATAAGTTTAGGGAGGTTGACAGGTATGGGTCTAGGGCCTGTGTAGTAATAAGTTTAGGGACAGTTAACAGGTATGGGTCTAGGGGCCTGTGTGGTAATAAGTTTAGGGAGGGGTGACAGGGATGGGTCTAGGGCCTGTGTAGTAATAAGTTTAGGGAGGGGTGACAGGTATCGGTCTAAGGGGCCTTTGTAGTAATAAGTttaggagggggggggggggggtgggggggggggaaaaaaacaggTATGGGTCTAGGGCCTGTGTGGGTAATAGTTTAGGGACAGGTACGGTATGGGTCTAGGGGCCTGTGTTGTAATAAGTTTAGTGAGGGTTGACAGGTATGGGTCTGGGGGCCTGTGTTGTAATAAGTTTAGTGAAGGTTGACAGGTATGGGTCTGGGGGCTGTGCAGTAATAAGTTTAGGGAGGGTCGACAGGTTTGGGTCAAGGGGCCTGTGTTGTAATAAGTTTAGTGAGGGTTGACAGGTATGGGTCTGGGGGCTGTGCTGTAATAAGTTTAGGGAGGGTTGACAGGTATGGGTCTGGGGCCTGTGTAGTAATAAGTTTAGGGAGGGTCGACGGGTATGGGTCTAGGGGCCTGTGTTGTAATAAGTTTAGTGAGGGTTGACAGGTATGGGTCTGGGGGCCTGTGTTGTAATAAGTTTAGTGAGGGTTGACAGGTATGGGTCTGGGGGCTGTGCAGTAATAAGTTTAGGGAGGGTTGACAGGTATGGAACTAGGGCCTGTGCTGTAATAAGTTTAGGGAGGGTTGACAGGTATGGGTCTAGGGCCTGTGTGGTAATAAGTTTAGGGACAGTTGACAGGTATGGGTCGAGGGCCTGTGTGGTAATAAGTTTAGGGACAGTTGATAGGTATGGGTCTGGGACCTGTGTTGTAATAAGTTTAGGGAGGGTTGACAGGTATGGGTCTAGGGCCTGTGTGGTAATAAGTTTAGGGAGGGGTGACAGGTATGGGTCGAGGGCCTGTGTGGTAATAAGTTTAGGGAGGGGTGACAGGTATGGGTCGAGGGCCTGTGTGGTAATAAGTTTAGGGACAGTTGATAGGTATCGGTCTAGGGCCTGTGTAGTAATAAGTTTAGGGAGGGTTGACAGGTATGGGTCTAGGGCCTGTGTAGTAATAAGTTTAGGGAGGGGTGACAGGTATGGGTCGAGGGGCCTGTGTGGTAATAAGTTTAGGGACAGTTGACAGGTATCGGTCTAGGGCCTGTGTAGTAATATGTTTAGGGAGGGGTGACAGGTATGGGTCTAGGGCCTGTGTGGTAATAAGTGTGGTAAGTTAATGTTGTAAGCCTTCTGATGTACAGTGCTACCTTTCTAAACCAAAtctaaaatcttcaaattatttaaatgctTGACTGAGTTCATTGTTTCCCAAAGAAACTATCAATAGTCTTGGAGTTTGATTGCTTGGTTTTAAGTTTCTTGTTTTTCGTTGGTGATGTGCTGTCATGTTTACGCTTTACCACGGGAGATTTATACGCTAGAGAGTTCTGTAGGTCCTGTGCAAAGTGGAAATCCATATGTTCAGGTAGGTCCCAAGCCAGGATTCTCTTCTGGCATTTCTCACAAAGATGATAATCCTCGTCAAAGTTGCCGGCCATGGCTGAATCAGAAATACTGCACACCTTTGAGTCATTAGATCCAGGATTTGGTGACGACgatgatgtgatattttttGAAGTTTCAGGACTAAATGGATTAATTTGATGCAATATTTCCCGTTGAATATCGTTTGGCAGACATTGCAGCAGATCTTCATCTATAGAGGTACCTGTATCTTTATCAACTTCAGATTGCCTCTCCTGTGGTACAATATCAGTAACATTTTTCCTAGAGGCAAAAAATCCTTTCTTCTCTGTTTTGTCCGAGGCACCAGTGAAAACACTTGTATGTTCTAGCATGGATATAGAATCTTTACCTACTTTCTGAGAATCTGACACAATATCTAGACTGGCTTCCTCTCTGGAATTTCCTTCGGTAGTCTGACCTTTTCTAAAGAAACTTTCGATTCCACCCAAACTGTTTCGTTTGCGTGAAGACAATTTATCACACTCGGTACCTGCTGTATCCTTCTCAAGTACTCCGGATGAACTTGGCATTTTTTGTGAAGACAAATCAATATTAGCATCCTCACTGCTGTCAAAGGTAAAATCTCTGCGTTCGTCTGTTTGATCACATTTTGACGTTGTAACATTGGATTTGAAGAAGGAAGCGATGCTGCCTTTCTGTCCCTTTAAAGCTGTCGGTGATGACATTGTCTCCATGGTGCTAGTTTTGTTGCCTAAGAACGATGTGATGGAGTTCCCTCCCGATTCCTCCTCAAATTTACCAGCAGACAGTCCAAGGCAAATAATGGCTGGCGTCCTGGAACCAACAAAAAGTACAAACTGTTCAAGCAAAAAATGATGATACtttttgacagtatattttgggttctatttttagaaacctTGACCTTAGGTTTTTTAAACCCCTATTGTACATCACAGTGTAACACCAATGTTAAGTTTCAATGAAAAACagcagaaaaaatatttaagttggAAGCCTGGATGGCCGGTCAGTCCGACAGATTACTGGCAACCCTGAAGTAGCCATAAATACCAACAAAACACACAATAAATAATACACTTTTGACAGTAGAATATGGAGCTTATAAAAGCAAGCACTTTAACAAAGAAACATTATATGAAGCATCAGTTTGATTGGCAAAAGCAAACTCAAGTTATTGTatggaaactgattttctatatttagcagcagtgaccttgacctttgacctttggcaCAGAAAAGCAATGCCAAGCAAGCACTTTCAATAATTTaacactgtatgaagtttgagtagGATCTGCCAAAGGAAACTCAAGTCATTGCATGGAAATTAAAGTGCTGGCGGATGGATGGATGCAAGGACGGACGAGCACgatgattactatagggcacccgcTCTTTCGTGCGGGGCTCTAATGATGTTCTGAATATTATCCCAGTttaattacactgtacattattaCCATGCTGCCTGATGTGGAGCAGAGGTGTTGAACTTCCGTAGAAGGGAGAGTGCATCATCTTGAATCTTCTTCTTGTCATATCGCGTCAGTGCACACACTCTGGAGGCCGACACAGACGGGCTGCCTTGGTATCGCAGGCTGATGGTCAATGAGCGGCCAACTCTTTTATTCTGTAGGGTATAAAATCCACAAACGATTTATGAAAGTTGTATATCAAACTATATCATCTAAATCATGTTACCATTGTTGATATAAGctttttcaaatgtttaattttcattataattttcatttaatcCAGATTGGAATACATATACAACAGCTCACTATTTCTTTACAATGTGTATGTTACAGCTAGACACACAATTTTACGGTACTGAAAGTGACACAAGATCATCTGGTAACAGCTAAGTAATGTGACTAGAAATGATGATGGTGATCTGTATCACTCAAGATGTAAATAGCCCCTAAAATAGCTTTAATTCCAGACATTGAAAATGTAGCTAAGCAGAGATTTAGTTAACTGGTTCAGTACGATTAACTGGTTTTATACGATTAACTGGTTCGGTAAGATTAACTGGTTCAGTATTATTAACTGGTTCAGTATTATTAACTGGTTCAGTACGATTAACTGGTTCAGTATTACTAACTGGTTCAGTATGATCAGAGGAATGGTTGCTTACTGTTTCTTTGTCTTTCTCCAGCCTCTCAATAACTTCTCCTGATAACTCCGACAACCAGAACCTCACCTGCCAAAATTTGTATGAACACTCTTTATTCAAGGCAACAACATATCTTTCTAATATAACATCCTCCCAGAAAAGAACGTCAGAGTTGTGACCACTTCTATCTGAAGTATAGCAGATTTATCTCCCTTCCCACAGTCTTTAATGTAAGATTACTGCATTAAAATCCTGGATTCTGTAAAAAATTCcaacattatattttaaaatatttcctttAATCATCAACAAATGAACAGaactattgttttattgttccCTGTACCTTTTCACGGGTATCCAAAGCCTCTTTGCCACGGAAATTTTTGCTGCAGCCAATAGATTTAGGAAGCTGTCTGGCAGCCACCGGTTCTCTCTCTATCCCTCGACAAACCTCGTACAGCCAGTACCTGTGTAATGTTGGACCAGGTACAATTTGTATGCAGCCAGAATTACAAGGCTGGTAGGCCAGTGAGTCACAACATAGCTCTGCTatcacattttatttgaaagaatacatatatatctgctattttttaaatcatttaattgaaatatgaaaatttttCAAAAGCTGCATGAATCTGAATCCTCACTGGCTTAACTCCACTCTGATTGGCTAAGACACTTAACTCTCCCCTCTGATTGGCTAAGACACTTAACTATCAATACCATCAGATCTATTTTAAAGCAATGTAGGTATAATTCTGACATCACATCGAATACCGATGACAACGATCATTTCCCACTTTTGTAACAGTGCAATCGATTTGAAATATAAGGTACATGTAACTAATTACCAACATTTAATATCAATACACCGATATTCGTAATGATTCAAAATTAacacattaacaataaaaataacaagaatGCCAAGACTTCTGGCTTAATGGCAGATTATAAACGATTAAAGCATTCATCTGGAAACTGTACCCTGTTTTATCTCCATAATACTGCTGGAGTTCTCGGTCCGTAAAACGACAAAGATCACCGATGTTCTCCACCTAAGTTGTTCCATGACTGACTGACCAAGTTTTCCTCCGAGATGTCGTCTGCCATGTTTGAAAAGACAAGATGCAGTATATCAATCTCTATACCCTGTTTCAGAttgttttttcaaaatacatgcacaaaatatgcaaattttgtccTTTCAAGTAGAAACCATtttagttgtcatggtgaccAGTATTTCACTTTAAAGTAAACTGACTAATGAActaaattttctttttacttGTAAGATATACTTCTTAAAACTATAAACAAAAGACCTAAGTAACATCAAAAagattctttattttttctcaTTATTTTACTCTGGTGACACCTTTGTtgttaatattcaaaattataacTGGTTAATTGCTATAGAAGTTATTACTGGGTGAAAAACTAACATTTCTATGTAATATATCTGTGTATGACCTACATCTTTCTATGTAATATATCTTTGTTTGACCTACATCTTTATGTAATATATCTGTGTATGACCTACATctttctatataatatatcggtgTTTGACCTACATCTTTCTATGTAATATATCGGTGTGACCTACATctttctatataatatatcggtgTTTGACCTACATCTTTCTATGTAATATATCGGTGTGACCTACATCTTTCTATGTAATAtatctgtgtgacctacatctttctatataatatatcggtgTTTGACCTACATCTTTCTATGTAATATATCGGTGTGACCTACATCTTTCTATGTAATAtatctgtgtgacctacatctTTCTATGTAATATATCTGTGTATGACCTACATCTTTCTATGTAATTTATCTTTGTTTGACCTACATCTTTATGTAATATATCTGTGTATGACCTACATCTTTCTATGTAATAtatctgtgtgacctacatctTTCTATGTAATATATCGGTGTATGACCTACATctttctatataatatatctgtgtttGACCTACATCTTTCTATGTAATATATCGGTGTGACCTACATctttctatataatatatcggtgTTTGACCTACATCTTTCTATGTAATAtatctgtgtgacctacatctttctatataatatatcggtgTTTGACCTACATCTTTCTATGTAATATATCTGTGTATGACCTACATCTTTGTTAGAGGGAGAGTACTGAACAGGCCAGTCACAGAATCCTGGGGAATAACTGTCTGCTTGTTAGGTTTGTGGAAACCACACACAAGTTTGGCTAGCATCTGAAACGTACACAAAAAGTATGAAACCAAAATGAAACCAAAAtgacacacacacatacaatacacttAATAACAATAATGAATAATTcaagttttatatatcaatcacagcAAAACAGTGCTCTCAGAgcggttcacaaattattattcGTGGTTATTTGGCCTCAAGCCACCAGCCAATACCTACTGAACATTTGTACCGTAAACCTGGTACTTTAAGTCGACAGTTTTTACCTTATTGTGACCGATACCTGCTGAACATCTGTACCGTTAACCTGTTAACCTGTAACTTTAAGTCGACAGTTTTTACCTTATTGTGGCCGATACCTGCTGAACATCTGTACCGTTAACCTGTTAACCTGTAACTTTAAGTCGACAGTATTTACCTTATTGTGACCGATACTGAATATCTGTTCCTGTTAACCTGTAACTTTAAGTCGACAGTTTTTACCTTATTGTGACCGATACCTGCTGAACATCTGTACCGTTAACCTGTTAACTCCCTTATTGTGACCGATTACCTGCTGAACATCTGTCCCGTAACCTGTTAACCTCGTACTTTAAGTCGACAGTTTTTACCTTATTGCGGCCGATACCTACTGAGCATTTGTACCGTTAACCTGTTAACCTGTAACTTTAAGTCGACAGTTTTTACCTTATTGTGACCGATATATACTGAACATCTATACCGTTAACCTGTAACTTTAAGTCGACAGTTTTTACCTTATTGTGACCGATAATGAACATCTTAACTGTTAACCTGTAACTTTAAGTCAACAGTTTTTACCTTGTTGTGGCCGATACCTGCTGAACATCTGTACCGTTAACCTGTTAACCTGTAACTTTAAGTCGACAGTATTCACCTTATTGTGACCGATACTGAATATCTGTTCCTGTTAATCTGTAACTTTAAGTCGACAGTTTTTTAACTTATTGTGACCGATACCTGCTGAACATCTGTACCGTTAACCTGTTAACCTGTAACTTTAAGTCGACAGTATTTACCTTATTGTGACCGATACTGAATATCTGTTCCTGTTAACCTGTAACTTTAAGTCGACAGTTTTTTACCTTATTGTGGCCGATACCTGCTGAACATCTGTATCCCGTTTCCCTGTAAACTGCAGCCCTCATGTCCTCCGCTATCTTGGCTCCTGTGGCCAGACGCTGGTTAGCCTCGCTCAGTTCCTCACCATCATAGGCACAGGCTAGCCAATCCTCTACTCCATGTTCTCCTGTAAATTTACAGGTCAATAAGAATGAAAAGTGTTTGTAAAACTGATAATATCTACACTTGATGCTGCTTCAATGTGGTCAGACTGCAAAGTCGACATCAGAGAATACtggtcacagtgacctatatttcatatattggtGTTGTGCTTTTCATCAATGCTAAAGTTTGCTGACTGTTCCACTTGTGTATTGGAGCTAAATGTTTGGAACAAAGACGTTCTACCCAAATATGTAACTTCTTTTAATTCCCACATCTTTATACAAAGTTTAGGATTGCCTACAGTACCATCCACAGTAATACCTGATTTTGGGTAAAAATCAAGaaaccaacaaaaaacaactgaaaataattaacaaatgGCTACTAGTATACGCTAATTATTACCATCATATCCCACAATGTGAGTGTTGGAAAGGTCTGTGGACTTGATCCTGTCTGTCTGCTGAATCAGCCTGTCAACCTCGTCCGTGAGGTCGATGTAGGCCTCGTCAACACTGGCTCGCTCCACACACTGACTAAACGTACTGAGGACCGTGATTACCTCCGCTCCAGCCTCCCTGTATCTGTGGTATACAAAGTTATAGAATGGTTAGGAAAGGGGAACCATATTCTCAAACATACTTCACAAGGTGATCTTATTGTTGCAAGAGAAAAGATACATGGTG
This DNA window, taken from Pecten maximus chromosome 3, xPecMax1.1, whole genome shotgun sequence, encodes the following:
- the LOC117322906 gene encoding LOW QUALITY PROTEIN: DNA polymerase eta-like (The sequence of the model RefSeq protein was modified relative to this genomic sequence to represent the inferred CDS: inserted 1 base in 1 codon); the encoded protein is MNRVVALVDMDCFYVQVEQKLQPQYKGKPCAVAQYKKWKGGGLIAVGYEARAFGVNRQMMGDDARKKCPGLHLFRVPELRGKADLTKYREAGAEVITVLSTFSQCVERASVDEAYIDLTDEVDRLIQQTDRIKSTDLSNTHIVGYDGEHGVEDWLACAYDGEELSEANQRLATGAKIAEDMRAAVYRETGYRCSAGIGHNKMLAKLVCGFHKPNKQTVIPQDSVTGLFSTLPLTKIRHLGGKLGQSVMEQLXVENIGDLCRFTDRELQQYYGDKTGYWLYEVCRGIEREPVAARQLPKSIGCSKNFRGKEALDTREKVRFWLSELSGEVIERLEKDKETNKRVGRSLTISLRYQGSPSVSASRVCALTRYDKKKIQDDALSLLRKFNTSAPHQAAWTPAIICLGLSAGKFEEESGGNSITSFLGNKTSTMETMSSPTALKGQKGSIASFFKSNVTTSKCDQTDERRDFTFDSSEDANIDLSSQKMPSSSGVLEKDTAGTECDKLSSRKRNSLGGIESFFRKGQTTEGNSREEASLDIVSDSQKVGKDSISMLEHTSVFTGASDKTEKKGFFASRKNVTDIVPQERQSEVDKDTGTSIDEDLLQCLPNDIQREILHQINPFSPETSKNITSSSSPNPGSNDSKVCSISDSAMAGNFDEDYHLCEKCQKRILAWDLPEHMDFHFAQDLQNSLAYKSPVVKRKHDSTSPTKNKKLKTKQSNSKTIDSFFGKQ